tTGGAAGACGAAAATACGCGAATAAAGTGGAAGGTGGGAAACGTACTGGACCCGGAATGGTAGCCGCTCTAGCAGCGCGCAGGATGAGGTCAAgatggggggaagggggggaagcgaCATCATCGAAGGCTCACTTCCTACCTATGAGAAAAGCAAATAAAACCCCCAAGAAAATAGCCAAACAGCATGTGGAGCACACGGCACAGTAGAGAGGCTTAATGGCGCACAGGGACAGTGAGAGATGAGCATTGCACCATGAGCAGCTCATACCTTTCTTTTCCACATGTTGGCCGAGAAGCCGCCACGAGTGCCACGTGTCGTGCGTTTCGGCTGCACGGgatggaagaggagaatGAACGCAAAGTAGAATCGCCTCCACCACTCTatccacctgctgctctcccctTCGCCCCCTGGGTCGTCGCTCTCTGAGAGCCGTGCAGGGCGTACTCGGCGCTTTCAGGTGCCGGGTCGATGGTGAAGGTCGCTGTATGGGATGATGCAACTGCGGCAGGGAAGGGAAGTCCTATGGTATCCGCATCCCTATCCGCCAGCTTTGCCGTCTACGAAGATGTCAACAACAAGGTGCAGCGTGCCTCACCGTACCTCGTGTTGACTTTTTCTGGGGTATTTACTGTGACCTCATCCGTGCCGTGAAAGATGTGCCCTACCGCCTCGACGCCCTGCATCATCGAGTGATCTTGATTCGCCACCTCGTACCGCCACGCGCCGAAGCGGCCGCGGGAGTAGATCTTGTACGTGTCACGCAGCACCGGCTGTACCTCCTCCAGCAACTCATTGCGCCCCACGAACGGGATCGGGTAGCCCTTCTTCTCCATGTGGTGCCAGCGGGACACGATCTCGTCCTCCGGGCAAAGCAACGTCGCCGTTCGCAGACCATCAATGCAGTCCTCCATTATGGTGTCCACGTTGACGGGCTTGTATTGCGCATTCTGGCTAACCTCCAGCATGATGCTCCAGTGCCCCTCCGGCACATTCGAGTCAGCGTAGCGGGAGAAAATCGTCGCGCGATAGAAGGGAATACCGTCGCCAGGGAAATACAGCCAGCAAGCTGTCTGCATCCCCGAAGGCGGGCACCCCTTCACACCGATGCCGATGATGTGCGTAGAGCTGTAAACCATCTTCTCGGCAATCTCGCGAAGACGCGGCGCCTTCAGCACCGAAGCTGACGCCGCCTCTGGGTCTTCCTCTAGCCCAGTTGCCATGGCGCGCAGAAGATCGTCCAGCGGCATCGTGGAGACAAGTGTGTCGTAGGATACCGCCTCGCCATTCGCCATTGTCAGCGTCTTCGTGATCGGGTTCACCTTGACGACGCGGCACTGACAGCCGAGCGTCTTATGCGCCTCTGGAATCATCTTCCAGACAGCCTCGTAGAtcgcgccggtgccgcccgCCTTAGGGAAGCGAAAAGTGGCGTTGGGGCCCCAGCCAACATCATCGCGGTTGAGTTGGATGTTCTCCTTGATGCGCTGCACGTTGACACTGGCCACGCGTTCGCCGACCCACTCCGCGCTCATCACatccagcggcaccgcccaCACCTTAAAGTTGTACGGGCGCATGAAAACCTCGGCGATCCCCTCGCCAAACTGGCGCGAGACATACTCGGCGAAGGTTTTCGGCTTCTCCTCCGTGGCGACAGCACGagccgcctcggcctcctccATCCCTTTCAGGCATGCGTCTCGCACCTCTGATGGGAGACGGTGAATGTTACTCTGAAATGGATACGGCACCCagacaccgcagcagcgtacCCACGACTCGCGCTGGAGCGTGTTCCAGTCAGAGATGGCGAGGTTCATGACATCGTCAAAGTAGGCGTAGTGGGAGAAGATGACGTGACCGCCCATGTCCCACAAAAATCCGTTCTCGTCCCTGACGCTGCGCGAGAGGCCGCCAgggacggcgctggcgtcgtAAATATGGAAATTGAGGTGCTTGAGCTCCATCAgacgcaccgcagcgccgagtCCGGTGGGGCCAGCACCGATTACAACCACTCTCTTGTCAGCGCTCATGATGGCTCCCTACTGCGCGGATCTGTGTTGCACCAGCTAATGCCTATGCTCGCGAcccctttgttttccttAGGAAAGGGTGTGAGCGAGCAAGGTGGAAAACGAGTGAAGGCTTAGCACACCTactgaagagggggggagggggggagaagataCCAATGAGAAAGGCTGTGCGTACACACAGAAAGTaagaaaggagagcgcaTCGAAGTACACGCAAACACACCCCATGAGCGGGTGAGGTGGAAGTAGCAACGTGgagcaacgacagcgacagagggaggggagaggtggaaggATAAACTCCCAGAGATGCGTGCAGCGAGCGGGCGtggatgtgtgggtgtgggcagCACGATGGAACAAAGTTGGGAGAagggcgaaagagaggggggcaggggTGGAGGCGCAAACGAAGGAAGACGGCAAGCACGATGGGCACAGAAGGAGGATATCGATCTCGAGATGTGAAAGCTTCGCGTGCAGAccggaaaggaggggggcttTGGAGTAAAATCAGAGAATGGAAGAAGACGTGCACTCtcgtcaccaccacacgcacggcCACACGTGATACGCAGCTGTGCCCGAGTGCATTGCTGATACCCATGAGGTGACGAAGTTCGCTGATTGTTACGTCCAGCGCAGTTGGCCTTTGAtgctgtttgtttgtgtttcCCCTTTTTAGCACATCACAGCAACctgaggaagaaagagaacgaggagaagggcgagtgagtgcgtgtgtgaagggCGACTGGACACAGATGCGCTCACGCcaacggagagagggagacacgCGCAGTCGAATACAGAGATAGAAAAAGAAGAATaatgtagagagagagaggggggaggaagagaggagctgcgcaaaACCCTACACACAGACTCATGGGCACATGAAGACGCACAAGCGCATGTCTGCGTTGCCTTTATCGCTATGCAGCCAACGAGAGAGAACCAACAGAGTCGGTTGACGCGCAGGCAGCAGAAGCGTCATGAAGGCGCAAGAGATGCAAATTCCTTCTCACAGCGAtagacgtgtgtgtgtgcgtgtgtgcgcctgctcgtctctctgtgtgtggctcCACTTTTATCGGTGTTTGCGTCTCTTG
This region of Leishmania panamensis strain MHOM/PA/94/PSC-1 chromosome 18 sequence genomic DNA includes:
- the GLF gene encoding UDP-galactopyranose mutase (TriTrypDB/GeneDB-style sysID: LpmP.18.0190), which gives rise to MSADKRVVVIGAGPTGLGAAVRLMELKHLNFHIYDASAVPGGLSRSVRDENGFLWDMGGHVIFSHYAYFDDVMNLAISDWNTLQRESWVRCCGVWVPYPFQSNIHRLPSEVRDACLKGMEEAEAARAVATEEKPKTFAEYVSRQFGEGIAEVFMRPYNFKVWAVPLDVMSAEWVGERVASVNVQRIKENIQLNRDDVGWGPNATFRFPKAGGTGAIYEAVWKMIPEAHKTLGCQCRVVKVNPITKTLTMANGEAVSYDTLVSTMPLDDLLRAMATGLEEDPEAASASVLKAPRLREIAEKMVYSSTHIIGIGVKGCPPSGMQTACWLYFPGDGIPFYRATIFSRYADSNVPEGHWSIMLEVSQNAQYKPVNVDTIMEDCIDGLRTATLLCPEDEIVSRWHHMEKKGYPIPFVGRNELLEEVQPVLRDTYKIYSRGRFGAWRYEVANQDHSMMQGVEAVGHIFHGTDEVTVNTPEKVNTRYGEARCTLLLTSS